The genomic stretch GTTATCGAGCCTACGTAGGATCATTTTTTCCAGCagtttgcgtatgcatgagagcattgcaatcggcctgtacgagcgatGATCTGCAgcaggtttgtctggctttttgattgcgataatcttaacctgtctccaagctgtCGGGaccatattgttcctgataagtttattaaacagtttaagaaatcgtatcttggctgaatccggcaggtttttcatcaaattaaatttgatcctgtccggtcctggagccttgttcttgcaagacgcgagggcaatcgagaattccatcattgaaaattctggttcttcaatcGCCGTTGTGTCactgaatttttgctgtgatgggactGCATCTGgacatacctttttcgcgaaatcatagatccaacgttcagagtattccatagcctcattgttgtcggacctattgcgctttttcgagccgtattccagagatagctcatagaagcatctctgggtaacgtgcttatgaaattttgccagtacaatctttttttcagtttgtgcagtTGAGCTTGCTTTAgttccagctctctaaactgatcataaagctcaattgaGCCACCATTCCTGAATGCTAAGTATGATGCTTTCAgagcttttttcatctcggtgcaatctttgtcccaccattgtttgttgggacgaattttcaacttgttctcaggggcgggcctcgtctgagatcgcaacgcgctatctagcactaatgttgcaagaAAGTTGTATTCGTCAGATGGGGAAAGATCTTCGTttgtttcgagaccctgggatatttTGTTCGAGAATTTtccccaatcaatattccgggtaagatcatactctacttcgactgtagtagcagaatggagcctgctcataatcgaaatactggttggcaaatggtcgctaccgtggggatcttgaataatctcccatttgcagtccaaagcTGTTGAGGAGGAGcacatcgacaagtctaatgtgctctctcgtattgAAGGCCTTGCTTttctcgtagctaacccaggtatgttcaataaggtcaGATCGAAGTCGTCCAACAAACTTTCAATGAGAACAGCACGGCTGTCATCCCTGGGTGCTccccacgccgtaccgtgagagttgaaatctcccaggataaggCGTGGAGTCGGAAGCAGTTCAGCTATTTGTGtcagctgcaaccggttaataGTAGCTCTATGCGGAATGTAAactgatgcgacagtgaggctctcaccagcaattgttatatggcaagcaacaatttcaataccgTCAATTACTGGGAGAGGAATACGGAAGAAtgtgtagcattttttgataccaaggagcactccgccataagagtttcctcggtctaaacggatgatATTGAAGTCTGGTACGGCTAGTGTCCTATCAgttgataaccatgtttcagatagcgcgaaaatatcgcatttgctatcgtgaaccagaagtttaaatttatctaatttgggaatcaaacttctacagttccattgtatgatccttgttgtcgattcgtcacttctgttgtctgatttagacatcgaaggatacgaacgcgaggaggggccatttggtgcttagttgcttacccaacatgcaaattgttggaagccaagccgaaatcatacttttgagggaatcagatagaccaaaagtggtaaatatccattcaacgatcaatttgaatgaaattcgcccatcagtggtcggtatttcagattccgatGACTGTTTCGTGGaggaagcagattgttttccTGGTAGTTTGGGAAACTCTTTTTCGAAATTGTCAGCCTCGGGATTAAGtttgaatcctggaggtgacgATTTTGTGTTGTTTTGCTTAGGAGGGGTTCCTCTTGGAGTGTCTGTAAGCGTCTTTTTCTGCTCCTCTCTAGGAAGTTTAGGAGATGACGCGTTGGGCCGTTTTCGCACTGCTCCGCTTGACGGAAGCGGTTGATATGTCTCTTTATCATCATTGGATTCGTCATTTTCCAAGCTGGAATATGGATTTTCCTCttgctgtaaggcagtctttagcatctgtgcaaatgactgcttacagcgttgcttggtcgcttttttcaacgcttCTGAGCGTGATTTATATGTTGGGCACGCTTCTGTTTTATGTGGTTGACCTCCACGAGTCATTTGGGGAATATTTGCCCGTATTATCCTTGGAATACATTCTCCTGCATTCAAGGATCTTTATTTCGGGAAGGgatggatttttaaaacatccaaCACCTTTCATAACGTCTTCTTCAGTAAGGTCAGCCTCGGTAATGACACCTTATATTTCAACAacgcgtgccggtatataaacgTGGTACTCAATGttgaaatttggatcctggacgACATCATTTGCTTGTCGAGGATCGGAAAAGGTTGCCTTCAGCTTGTCCGTTTTGACTTTAAAAATCTCTGTCAAGCTGGCGTAAtctttcttcagagttttgcaTATCTGCATAACTCTGAGAGGTTTATTTTTGGGTCGGAAAAACACGACCCAACGAAGACCGGGTTGGTTCACCTGGTACTTTTTGACCCGTATTGGCACATCATTAGTGGATGGGACAATCGGGGCAGTTTTACGAGGCCTTTTACGCTTCTTTACTACGTTGAAGAAAGCGTTGTTGTCAGTTATGGGAATCTCGGCAAAGTCCATGCCGGACTCTTCAGCCTCTGAGGAGGATGAAAGGTCCGGTGGGGTAGCCAGACCCCCAACCGCCATTCAACGGCTGCGCAATGTATTAAGTATAAGAATATGTAATATACTAATGTatacaaggtaaaaaaaatgaatatatgtatgtataaaaAGAATGAAAGATAGATCAGTTATGTATATACACAAATGGGaaagagaataaataaaaagtgtgacttccggtttctgaatccgtaatcgaaataatgtatagaagccaagtattgaccctggacatcattttgaattcaaaaatgaccgctttcagtttctggaaaacgaaaTAACtgaataactgaataccacccaatatgagcatttccggaatagagggtATGTACTAACGGCTAAATTCGAggttgttgtcattccgataaaaccagtcatttccaacgatataaacaaatcgcaagaaatcgaTAGATTTGGGatgtttaaaattaataaattaaacacaaaaataggcgggacgaagtatgccgggtcagctagtcaaatataaaacaatataaaacgagaaattcccaaaaatgttccgaattccatacaaaatgcgaaaattttcataatGTGATTTGTtcgtgtgcgtggatagacaaaaatgtagcataccttctagaactgtcatttatactTGGGTCAAACCCCTTTtctattcgctcgattttgacccagttttgacctggcgtgctgcGCACTTaatgagtataaaagagaggtgaggagaaaacctactaacacttgcacgcgccCCTCTGCTTGCCCCCTTCTGCCCAGAGatgatgccaaatagtgacgtagctatttgaGTTTGCCATTGagttcgtctagttgtttacatttgaagcatttactaatactaggaaaatgcactctcctcctcacctctcttttaggCTCATTGctgcgcactgtaaaatttgtcagcttcaacccactacCGCAcatgcttagttcgtaaacataTATCTGCACACTCAATTTTTCTCAGCAAACTTCCCAATAGCTGATCGAGCCTGGCGAAGtttttcgacgaacattcagcaaatatatcgatatacggttttgtttgccgaagttcttgaaaattttgccgaaaacttgtagaatatTTTGCTAAATTTTTCAGCCGTTGAGTTCtcggcatctctttcttacttgcgtcgtaaatcgcgatGTCGTTGTTTTATTGCTCGGCTTTGCTCGccgcagtggaataaagaaattcgctctaaagctcgtattacactctttgtccAAGGGTCAAATAtatgaccttctgacataatggtcaaattcattcgacatcatggttgttgtttacccgtgtttgccccatgtaaaaattgaagagtgacaaacaatcatctttgaccaaatttaaatctgtcaaaaagtgacaaatatttgacgcttggtcaaagagtgtattaAAGCCTTAACTGGTCAATCAGCAGAATATACTTTGCTTTGCTAAATGTACAGCAAAATTTCATTGTTGATTATTCAGTAATTGAATTCGAGTTTGCTGAAATTACAGTTAAGTGCTGTcagttgaatgaaattttgcttTACTGGATAAACAGTAAAATTTATTTCGTTGGATGAATTAAGTTATTTAGCTATTCgcagatttctgatttttatatatcagctaaaagagtgtaattttctgagcggaacgcgattttttaaagttttatatctttgtccttcgatttttaaaggaagaataaaaatcgctccaaaTCTCTACAATGACAGTAATTCTTCAGGTATTTTCCCCACACGCTCGTAagtaataactctaaaatgagtaacatttgacgcattttcgtaaaaagtggaacaactctaaaattgagtaactccccaaatactcaaaactgagtaacactaggcgtctttaaaattgagtcattattactcaaaatttgagtacgacattactcattttttgggtacagttcagtttcattactggctagaaatccgccacgaCCAACAAACGACACCACATATTcatcaataattttaccatgtaaTAATAGTAAACAGTTATGATGCCTTCTGAGGCGCATACTATTAAAAAACATATGttacaaactgaagcacatcataatcaactttcaaaatggacgtcgttatatgtgacgttactcagaaagaagttatatgaagggaacccaaaaagtgagtcaaagttactcaaaatcaaaaaggacttctactcattttttgacgtctacgaacatcgttctaaactgagtcagagttgctcagtttatgagttattatttacgagcgtgcatATATTCATAAGTCATTGACAATGTTTTtcgtggtaaaattattgtcattGGTGGATTCAAAACAAAAACCGTTGAAACGTGGTAATAATTGGAAGCTCATAGCAAAAATACAGTGGAATTTAGATtttatcacagacaaacagacgtaccactccacACAACATTCTAAAAAAATGCGGTTACGATTAACTTGGTcgacacctactggacatatttcgcaaaagataaactttcaactgttttactgtttctggcagcacggcacgTGACAACTGTCAACTGGGTTCAAAGAGAAAAAGCACATTACCGCCAGcaccgctgcggcgggaatatttcgcataactgaaactcatttgaattgaccgttattttgatccactaaaataaattttgtggtacgtctgtttgtctgtgattttatcacggtcaaaaaaacatcCTCACGTAAATTCAAcgttgaaatgataaaaattagtaTTTTGCGTTAGATTTCAcaactctgcaaaaaaaaatagtaggaaggtggtattcaagacacgaccgcatagttgacgtaggactacaatagttttatatttccctttgaggctctgtttgatttgagctcgttttacttttggcacggttcgattttggctcaaatgtgccaaaaacgagcgattatgtctaatcacatttcttagttttcttgattattaACCAATTAAGCTcaacggttcctggaatatgacCGGAGCAGTACTAACCCGATCAgccaaaaatatcaggattataacaaatcttgatatattAGTACGCACTGTTTtgcatcaacttgtgttctaaacttggtctcgttaatagttaaaatatcaaaatttctatcaaaattacttactgattataacaaattatagcaagttttgtaaggtttttggcagaaaaagatcagaattagttagaatgtacactacccgatcagtcaaaaatatcaggattataacaaatcttgatatattAGTACGCACTGTTTtgcatcaacttgtgttctaaacttggtctcgttaatagttaaaatatcaaaatttctatcaaaattacatcaaaattaaattcaaaatcaaaattaaattataacaaattattgcaagttttgtaaggtttttggcagaaaaagatcagaattagttagaaattttgtcaatttaataataaattctgttataaatatgctttagaaaaacacacttttgaacattcaagtgtatgataacagaatttgatataattctgtactttttatcattctggcatatcaagaatattgcaggctttgttatttctattaagttcagatatatttgtgatacccgtttgttataattgtttgaTCGGGAAGCccctaattactcgggtagtaatatcaagtatctaggtcgtcagccttaattcataaagcgacacctcaaacgacttggaactaaaactagttcagtGGTGGAAATATCTATAAAAAGACATGAAAAGAGAATCGTTTATTTTTGACATGGTTCAATCTTGGCAACAGGAAAATTCTGCCGTGTCGTCTTCGGCAAAATcgtctgtattttgattcagtgatgccacatatacagatttatctgcatttatacagattttttgcgtatttttcatacagattacagatttcctggaaataatacagatttatacagatttttttggttttcatggggtcgtaaattaaacttctttatatagttgaaaaatataaattaactcaaatgcggTGAAGCGTGTCGACAGTTTaattatattcatatgctacgcataaacgtgtgcatgaatgaattcgcggaaaaaatgttaaacaagctatattgcatttttttttcgagaaggatatgtccagtacatatgcagattttattttacagattttttcaaattttaccaaggtgataagatttttttgtgctccaaaatacagatgaaaatgtggcatcactgttttgattatttatttgcagcaaaaTATATTCTCTTTACCATTGATAAATAccattcattctaatacagtcaattttcttcgatACGCGAACAGacaagcttctatacagacctaaattgagtacgatttagtagaaattaaacaatatttagtTGTCTTGTGAAGaatggctcactctccgatcaccaagcggcaaagatgtcacatagtaaaattttcctgcagGTACAGTTAGAGTTAcagttttcaaacaaaaatgtatattcacagaaaatttaaaatggacatgagaaaaacagagtgtagagttggAAAATatacaacgcattttatctgtaaaatgaacctaatttatatactttgctatctgcctctaccgacacgaacagaattttgttgtccccggtggcgcagcgtattttgcggcactcGAATAAtgatattgaattctgatatttgctactatacgaaacaagaagaaaaagaagaagtcaattcaaacggcaattcgattgtgttccagatcgcaaaacgatacctacccgttaacccaacacgccccactgtgcgtcgacagcggcaatgtagtcttcacttggcttgaatgaatatcgagttctactgcactgatagacgacgaaagACCAGTgttctattcatacattgctcggtgcagtactgttgcctgtgccagcatgttttccttcaagatatcagttttaataacattctaacagcagaacgtaaaactgtctgatactGGAgatctttccgaaaaagcttcaccttcaagacatcaaaatagtctatgCTAATGGAAGTAGAggtgggcgaaacggctcttttgcaagagcggctctgaaccgctcactcaccgttccgaaccgactcacatgaacggctcatggttcacaatgattcacgagcgttgacagttcgtgtttttTCGGTAAACTTCTGGTTCGCACGAACCCAtcagttctggtgcgctcaaagaaccgtggctgtttttcgtgagccgttcgttctttcgctcttttctaagaaccggttcatatgaacggctcgtgagccgttcgcccgtCCCTACATGGaagcgaacattagttgacctattgggacgcagagattctgtcaatttttttttgccactgctatacaggatatcacaacAGGCAGTtagtgtctactcatgaagtctgtgctaggcgtgctcgcatgtgttTGGTACATTGTTTGTGAAAATTGGACCTTTTATtggaaacttttatgaaattttaatcgtttaacaatgaaatgataatgataactgaagaatcgcaaaattgtccatcattttatcaatgcaacgacatattgattattgtaatccatcatgtgggtACATCAGAATTaccatttgaaatctttcattccaacattacactttggttttagtttccgcagaatgtatctcaatatagtgcggttagacgtagtcctacgtcaaaaaaatactAACCTCCATTATTTCCTCGAATCCAAAGTTTCGCTAGATTtaccggaaagtgttttttgactttgataaaatcgaaattccaCTATACCATGTTTATTATggttacaatgaaaaacattgtccaaCCAACAAGCAGTTTTTTTGTGTAACAGCGTATTGAGCTTTTGCTCAGCTGAAATCCGTTTAATAGCAGCTTTACAAACTGTAAATCAACGTGTTTGTTGGGCATTTCCTGTTCTCACCCCAGAATACATggtaccacagacagacgtccaagcaagaacaaaattgatcgtAAATTCCatgcaaattttcaaagagaattgcgttttaaatcacttgtatactagcgccgccttgtgaccttatcgctacagtacatttttttttcgctggtgtatgaggctggctggggtagcgctatctggttacaaATTACTActacaaaaatctttacacaagtttggaactcagcttggacgtctgtctgcgatgGTACTTTTTTTCATGATGCCTTATTTCaatcagagtctatgtttataataagagtcccgcaaagacgaaaccaaaggaaccaaatcagtgtcaaacgagggtaccaatcgagcaatgtaaataaacaaggtgataatgttaggagtggatgaaaagtgttctaattgagcgtaataaagaacatgtgtttttccgaagttttacttacacattttaatccaacattaaaccagtacactggttcacttaaatttaacaaaacatcaccggtgtaatctttcaaaactgtgtaccttgtgaagaatttcaaaaaatgatattcgcttatgcatggtgaaaaacagaactgtatatttcttggcaacaaaacgacacaaaaactgtgttgccgaaacgatagatcttctcttcgcgcgactctatatacacatagactctgattTCAATGGGGGCATCTTAACTTTcaacttaaaaaatgtgcagTACACTTTCAGCGTACATAATTAGTGATGTGCAACATGAAAGCTGGCAACACAGTTCTCGCGCAACCGCAACGTCATATTATAGAGAAACGGAACAAATTTCAGTAAACAAATTTTGTCGTTTAATGGAGTGATTTCTTTTTCGGTTTAAATTTTTCTCTTAAAAGGCGCTAACAATGACATCATCGCAAGATGCCTGTTACATATCTCTGCTTGGATTAGCAGAATACTTTCGAACCGCTACACCACCGAACATCAAAAAGTGCATCCAATGTTTGCAGGCGTTGTTTACCTTCAAGCCACCGCTTAAAGTGGAAGCCCGAACGCATTTGCAGCTGGGGCAGATTCTTATGGCATACACGAAGAATATCGAATTGGCTCGGAATCATCTGGAGCAGGCGTGGATGCTCTctgaaaatatcaataatttcGACGATGTTAAATTCGACACGGCGAGTCTGTTGGCTCAGCTTTATCAGCAGCAGGAGCAGAGCGCTTTAGCAAAGCCGGTATTGCGTAAAGCTATCGAACTCTCGCAGCATAACGTTTACTGGCACTGTAAATTGCTGTTTCAATTGGCGGTGAGTTCAACAAGGATATTTTACTGACGCGattatttaaacattttatttgCCACAGCAAACCCATGCTACGGACAAGGAATACGCTTTGGCTTCGGAGCTGCTCGCGGTTGGAGTGGAGTCTACCGATGAATCTAATGCAACTTACTTGAAGTCATTGTTTCTACTCAGTCGAGCGATGATAATGATGATCGAACGCAAAAACAGCGATGTTCTTGCTATTTTGAACCAAGCCGGAACAATTATTGACAATGCGATTCAGAACATACACCTAAAGGAATATTTGAAAGTGTTCTTCTTCGTGCTGCAGGTCTGCCACTACTTGCAGTTGGGACAGGTGAAAACAGTTAAGACCAGCTTGAAACAGCTGCAGCAGAGTATTCAAACTATAATGGCTCCCAATTGGCCAACCGATGAACAAATCTTCGGTCAGAACAGTACTGAAATGTTCATGTGGTTACCAAAAGAACAGCTGTATGTCTTGGTATACTTGGTTACCGTTTCTCACTCGATGATGGCCGGCTATATGGACAAAGCACAAAAATACACTGAAAAAGCACTGACTCagatcgaaaaattaaaatgtaagtgtacataaaaaaaaaagcaattgtTTCCATGAATTACTTGCTTCTCTTTTCAGCTCAGGAAAACAAACCTATACTTGCGGTGTTTCAAATTATTCTTCTTGAGCATATCATCATGTGTAGGCTGGTGATGGGCAACAAGTCGTTGGCGATTAAGGAGATTGCTCTCGCTAAAGATGTTTGTCTATCGTCGCACAATAAGTTCTTGCTCAAGAAACATTCGGCCCAGTTGCATTGCTTGCTCGGTTTGTACGCAATGTCGGCCAGTTTGTTTGACCATGCGGAGCGACAATTTGTGAGCTGCATTGCAGACTCCAATGAGCGAGACTTGAAACTGTTTGCTAATTTGAATTTAGCAATTGTCTATCTGCGTATGAAACGAGAGCAAGACTTACGGCAGATACTAGAAACGGTACAGCAGGAGAATTCACAATGTTCAAACAGCCAAGCACTGATGGGAAGTTTCTACTATGTTCAGGGTTTAAATGCATTTCACAAGAGCAGCTTTCATGAGGCAAAGTAAGTGAAGTGGCATTATATATTTGTGATTGTTAAATTTAGAATTTACAAATCAAGCACCAAATTTCTATTTTATGTGACAAAATATAATTTCAGACGCTTCCTCCGAGAAACTTTAAAGATGGCGAATGCTGAAGATCTGAATCGCCTCACTTCTTGCTCA from Wyeomyia smithii strain HCP4-BCI-WySm-NY-G18 chromosome 3, ASM2978416v1, whole genome shotgun sequence encodes the following:
- the LOC129728318 gene encoding MAU2 chromatid cohesion factor homolog, translating into MTSSQDACYISLLGLAEYFRTATPPNIKKCIQCLQALFTFKPPLKVEARTHLQLGQILMAYTKNIELARNHLEQAWMLSENINNFDDVKFDTASLLAQLYQQQEQSALAKPVLRKAIELSQHNVYWHCKLLFQLAQTHATDKEYALASELLAVGVESTDESNATYLKSLFLLSRAMIMMIERKNSDVLAILNQAGTIIDNAIQNIHLKEYLKVFFFVLQVCHYLQLGQVKTVKTSLKQLQQSIQTIMAPNWPTDEQIFGQNSTEMFMWLPKEQLYVLVYLVTVSHSMMAGYMDKAQKYTEKALTQIEKLKSQENKPILAVFQIILLEHIIMCRLVMGNKSLAIKEIALAKDVCLSSHNKFLLKKHSAQLHCLLGLYAMSASLFDHAERQFVSCIADSNERDLKLFANLNLAIVYLRMKREQDLRQILETVQQENSQCSNSQALMGSFYYVQGLNAFHKSSFHEAKRFLRETLKMANAEDLNRLTSCSLVLLSHVFLSIGNSKESMNMVTPAMQLASKIPDIHVQLWGSAILKDLHRMLKEQALENEAYNNHLNFSQNLIADQLKCTKFPEHTLINWLQGDPPLPMLTQDIPEMAPIQSTATVVRVPGQPGQQIVYQ